One window of the Hyperolius riggenbachi isolate aHypRig1 chromosome 5, aHypRig1.pri, whole genome shotgun sequence genome contains the following:
- the LRRC3B gene encoding leucine-rich repeat-containing protein 3B, producing the protein MNLVDLWLTRSLSMCLLLQSFVLMILCFHSASMCPKGCLCSHTGGLNVSCSNANLKEIPKDIPPETVLLYLDSNQITSIPNEIFKDLHQLKVLNLSKNAIEFIDEHSFKGVAETLQTLDLSDNQISSVHKNAFNNLRARARIANNPWHCDCTLQQVLRSLASNHETASNVICKTADLDEHAGRAFLTNSNDADLCNLQKRTTDYAMLVTMFGWFTMVISYVVYYVRQNQEDARRHLEYLKSLPSRQKKPDEADDISTVV; encoded by the coding sequence ATGAATTTGGTAGACCTGTGGCTAACACGCTCTCTCTCCATGTGTCTGCTCCTACAAAGCTTTGTTCTGATGATACTGTGCTTTCATTCTGCCAGTATGTGTCCCAAAGGCTGCCTGTGCTCTCATACCGGAGGCTTAAATGTCAGTTGTAGTAATGCCAATCTCAAGGAAATACCGAAAGACATTCCCCCAGAAACTGTTTTACTCTATCTAGACTCCAATCAGATAACCTCTATCCCTAATGAGATTTTTAAAGATCTCCATCAGCTGAAGGTTCTCAACTTATCCAAAAACGCTATTGAATTTATAGATGAGCATTCTTTTAAAGGAGTGGCTGAGACTCTGCAGACGCTGGACCTGTCAGATAACCAGATATCAAGTGTCCATAAAAATGCTTTTAATAATTTGAGAGCCAGGGCCAGGATTGCAAACAACCCTTGGCACTGTGACTGTACCTTACAGCAAGTTCTTCGTAGCCTGGCATCTAACCACGAGACGGCCAGCAACGTCATCTGCAAAACCGCCGATCTGGATGAACACGCGGGAAGAGCATTTCTGACTAACTCTAATGATGCTGACCTTTGTAATCTTCAAAAAAGGACAACAGACTATGCCATGTTGGTCACTATGTTTGGCTGGTTCACCATGGTGATTTCGTATGTGGTATACTACGTGAGACAAAACCAAGAAGATGCAAGAAGGCATCTTGAATACTTGAAATCCCTGCCAAGCaggcaaaaaaaacctgatgAAGCTGATGACATTAGCACTGTGGTATAG